The following nucleotide sequence is from Aedes aegypti strain LVP_AGWG chromosome 3, AaegL5.0 Primary Assembly, whole genome shotgun sequence.
TTCTAATGTGATTGGAATTTAGttgagcacacgaattttcggttttgagaacttttgaaaaataagccgcaccctagtgtacaaataatattctgataaaattttattatatttttgttttgtaccTCTAGTTGggtagactgggcgcgttaatcgactacgccacagaacgggtaacgattctacaGCGtcgtcggccaacctgaaacctgaGGACCTGAGTGGACATTTACTTTTTATTGTGTGAGAAAAGTCACATGTCCGAAAACCtggaagattgagccgtcgaatGTCTTGTTATggaacaaaatctgaaatgtccCATAATAGAGATAACACCGGTGGTCATTCTGGAGTTTTTCATTCGTAACCATTATCCAGAGTGGTCATTCACTTATAATTAAGTTAGAAGAATAAATTGAATTGCATTAGCAAAGTCACtgggattcaaaatcatgaagattgagtcattgcatgcctacttttggtacTAAAGCTTTGttgtcccatattacgggtttccctgtggccattccggtgctcaaaaaggaccagaataaccatccattcatccttttggcaaaatacatccaaacatgaaaaatcgtaaagaattgggcacaattcatttggttttggggcataaatctgagtaatttcatcgaattgtccagattggccacctttCGGAACTCCAGAAACCGGTTCCGCATGAaccatactggaccgaatttttcaagCCGGCAATTAATTTCtcattacaaataaaaaatatgcccaaatatccatcaaccgaatagtaccgatgtgaataCATAGAAAAAACTGCGGTGGAAAGTTACTTTtcagatgttccgggtttccggaatctggtatgaataactaagtgatttgataatctctattcacagtccacgtgaatacctattcaacaatatgaggacggttcagattacttgtttagttacgaaactacaggatgtcaaagtaagggtctctaaagggactttttttcagatgtagctgGTTCCCGGTGGTCAAAGtaaccaaatccggatctccgggaggggcTAGAGTGTGCTTCATTTAAGCCCAAGAGAACAAAATTCGgccaacacactgatttttgcgagctgtttgaactTTCGAAACGCATACGACCccaagtcacaatttgtaacttttttatggaagctcccgtagaggtcattcaaaacttttgtttccgcaaaaacaaaatttcccacaaaaaaattattgtcagaaaatttcaaattgccaggttattttaatcaaaagttacattgatttgaattttgaaatgggtcgaaaaagccccaaggtccttactaaggaTAAAGAAgtaaaatcgattcaaaaatataagaaaatattTCTTGGATAACTTTACCTCGACGTTGAACTCAAAAGTTTATAGATCACAGTTGTTTGATCTTGCGTAAGTttgaattgcaatgaaaaagaTTATGAAAACGATCGAAAGAACATCCCCTTATATTGCAATCAAGTCAATCATAATCTCAATCGACCTGCAATTGAGAATAGATCAAAGGCTTTCGATTAATAGTTAATATTGTCCAAACAGAGACAAACAACGGCTTAAGCACAAGCTACAACTTTATTAAATTTTTCTATACCATTCGACTACGAATTTACTGTCCCTTGTAGGGAATTGCTCTCTGCCAGACCCACAGCTCAACGTACTTGTGGATCAAATGCTTGGCTTCGAGCAGTTCCGGAGAGTTGTAGCCACTGATCGAGTTCAGATCGGGGCTGTTGAAGTAGCCGGGGATCACGATCGCATCGGAAGATGGCTGCTTGTACTCGGTGATGCCAACATCACGAACGGGATCCAGAGCACCGTTGGTGAACAGAACGTTGGAGATTCGGGGGTTCTTACCGCCAAAGTGCATGTTGGTCAAGTGAACTCCATCGGCGACCACCTCACTGGTGACCCAATCGCCAAATACCGATCTGCAGAAGTTCAGGAAGAAATACATGGTGACGCGATAGCCGAACGGTTGATCGGGAGAATCCGCAGTCAGGAACCAGCCGAATTCGGTACAGAACTGGTAGACACGTTGGCGAAGTCCCAAGATGGCGTTCTCTGGATAACCGATTTCTTCGAACTGGTGCGCGGCAACGGTAGTGTCAAAGTCGAAGGGCATACAGTCCAAGTAGTAGTAGAAGTCCTCGATCCAGTTAGCGATCGTGTGCAAGTCGGTAGCCTCGGTACTGTTGTTGAGGTTTTCGCACAGTTCTTCCGTCGTTTCCGTGTCCTGTTCGGACAGAATAGCGCGTTGAAGAGCTTCCTTAACGTTGTAGAAGAAGGTTTCCACATCCAGCATGGTTTCCGTGTCGACACGTTCACAGGTGTTAAACAAGTCAGTAACGGTGTTAGCCAACCCAGCGTCCATCAGGTTCTCGGCCGTACGGAAAGCTCTCCAGATCTGGCTGTAGCATTCATTCGTTCCATAATCTCGGATAAGTTCTCCGATTTCCATGGCGTACTCCTTGAAGTTGAAACGAGCCTCGATCTGTCCGCTGgaaacccaggcaccttcaacCAAATGGGGATAACGTTGACGCATCCACGTGGCAATAGCTCCAGCGTAGCCAGTTCCCAGCAGAATTACTCGTGCATCGTCATCACGAACGACGTTGTGACGCACGTGGTAGATCAGTTCGGCCAGATCCACCATCGCCTGCTCAACGGTCAGATATTGAAGGTTCTCTACAGAGAGGTTGCTATACGGAGATCGAGAAATATTGTTAAAAGTGGTGTTGGATGATAGTCGCTTGTAGGACTTACGGTACTGGGAAGCTGTGTCCGTAGTAGCGGTGCTCGTTGGCAAACATCCATGCGTTTTCGTAGTTGGCGATGTCATGGAAGTGTCCATGTTCAATGTAGTACTGATCCAGTGGCCAGTTACCACCGACGAAGATGAAAATCGGGCCTCCTGGCCGGTAGAACTCATCGTTGGAGTAATACTCAAATTCGAAGGTATCGCGGTTTTGCGGGTTGAAGTGATCCACGCGGGTACGGAACTTGTGTCCAATGGTGTGTGGATTGGTGGACTTGTAACCCTCGGGAACCTGAGGAATCGGGTAGGCCTCCAAAATCTTGTGCGCGATGGGTGCGATCTTGATTGGCTTACGCTCGGCCAGAGCCACTGTCGCCAGTGCCAATAGGGCCACTAAGGTAAGTCGGTTTGCCATACTGTATCGGTCGTTGTACTTTCTTCGACAGCTCGTCAAAGACTGAACTATTTGATTAGCTGAACTTGCAAGGTAAGGCTAGACGTTATAAGATTTTGGGATTTCTGTAGTCATAAATCTTTCTAATCAAGCGATCATATCGGACATGGTCGACAGATGTACCAACTAAGGAACTGATTGTGGCGGATTAATTAAGTGGATTGCACAATACCAACGTAATCAAGATAAGAACGGAAGTTTGGCGATAACCATTATCGCCAAGCTATGCCTGTTACGATGATTTTGGGTATAACCAGGAATTTTTCGGATAAGGTTACTCAATAAACGTGACAGAGCCTGAAGATATACTTTTAAATGTTTTGTATTTCACACTTAACGAAAAATACAACATGTTTTATTTAAATTCTTTATATTGGTACAATTGGTTCCCACAGCCAGCTTTCAATGAACGCATGTACGGTATGCTTAGCTTCGAGCATTTCAGGTGAGTTGTATCCGCTGATCGAGTGAAGATCTTCGCTGCCAAAGTATCCTGGGATGACCGTGGCACCAGAACCGGCCAGGTAGTATTCGGTGATTGAAACGTCTCTGACGGGATCCAAACCACCATTGGTGAAGAACACGTTGGAGATGCGAGGATTTTGACCACCGAAGTGCATATTCGTCAGATGAACCCCGTCGTAAACGACTTGAGAGTTGAGCCAATCACCGTAAACAGCTCTACAGACGTTCAAGAAGAAGTACATGCTGACGCGGTAGCCGAAAGGTTGGTCATGTGAATCTGCAGTCAAGAACcatccgaattccgtgcaaagtTGATAGGTGCGTTGACGCAGGCCATATACGGCATTTTCCGGAACTTTAGGATCGACGTATTGATGAGCATCGATTGCAGCATCAAAATCGAAAGGCATGCAGTCTAGGAAATCGTAAAATTCGTGAACCCAGTTGGCAATCGTTTGAAGGTCTGTGGCCTCAGTACTGTTGTTCAAACGTTCGCAAAGTTCGTTCGTGGTATCGGTATCCTGTTCGTCCAGAACTCCCCGCTGCAGTGCAGTTTTAACGTGCCAGAAGAAAGTCTCCACGTCCAACATGGTGATGTCATCCGTAACGATTGGTTCACAGGTGTTGAACAGCTCGGACACCGTTGAGCCCAATCCAGCGTCGATCAGGTTTTCAGCGGTACGGAAGGCTCTCCAGATTTGACTGTAGCATTCGTTTGATCCATAATCACGGATGAGTTCTCCGACTTCCTCGGCATATTCCTTGAAGTTAAAGCGAGCTTCGATCTGGCCACTGGAAACCCAAGCGCCTTCAACCAGATGAGGATACCTTTGACGCATCCACGTGGCAATCGCTCCGGAGTAGCCGGTTCCCAGCAAAATAACTCGAGCATTCTGATCACGGACGACGTTTTGCCGCAGGTGGAAGATCCATTCAGCCAAATCTACCATTGTCTGTTCAACGGTCAGGTAACGGAGATTCTCGACCGAGAGGTCTTCAGTTGGCATACTGTTTCCGTAGAACCGGTGCTCATTGGTGAACATCCAAGCATTTTCGTAGAAGGCAATATCGTGGAAGTGTCCATGCTCAAGGAAATACGGAGAGACAGGAAAGTTTCCGCCTACAACTATGAAGATTGGTCCTCCTGGACGGTAGTATTGGTCATTGGAGAAGTACTCAAACTGGAAGGTATCCCTTTTTTGTGGATTGAAGTGGTCGACACGAGTGCGGAACAAGTGTCCGGTGGTCCTTGAATTCTCCGATTTGTACCCTACGGGGATATTGGGCATCGGGTTGGCATTCAAAATCTTATCCACTAAGGACGCAACGGAGATCGGCTTCTTTTCAGCAACCGTCACTGCGGCCAGGGCCAACACGGCCACCAGCACTAATTTATGCACCATGATTACAGACGATATCTTACAACTTCGACGGTTCGAAGAAAACTAATTCGGCTAAATACGGTGGCCGGGCAGGAAATACCATCGGTGCATGATAAATCAAAGGATTTCAATGGATCGTAAAAAGACGATAGATCCCAATCGGGGCGTCGCATACGTCTTGAAATCACAAATAAGTACGGCAGT
It contains:
- the LOC5570980 gene encoding putative serine protease K12H4.7, translated to MANRLTLVALLALATVALAERKPIKIAPIAHKILEAYPIPQVPEGYKSTNPHTIGHKFRTRVDHFNPQNRDTFEFEYYSNDEFYRPGGPIFIFVGGNWPLDQYYIEHGHFHDIANYENAWMFANEHRYYGHSFPVPNLSVENLQYLTVEQAMVDLAELIYHVRHNVVRDDDARVILLGTGYAGAIATWMRQRYPHLVEGAWVSSGQIEARFNFKEYAMEIGELIRDYGTNECYSQIWRAFRTAENLMDAGLANTVTDLFNTCERVDTETMLDVETFFYNVKEALQRAILSEQDTETTEELCENLNNSTEATDLHTIANWIEDFYYYLDCMPFDFDTTVAAHQFEEIGYPENAILGLRQRVYQFCTEFGWFLTADSPDQPFGYRVTMYFFLNFCRSVFGDWVTSEVVADGVHLTNMHFGGKNPRISNVLFTNGALDPVRDVGITEYKQPSSDAIVIPGYFNSPDLNSISGYNSPELLEAKHLIHKYVELWVWQRAIPYKGQ
- the LOC5570979 gene encoding putative serine protease K12H4.7; this encodes MVHKLVLVAVLALAAVTVAEKKPISVASLVDKILNANPMPNIPVGYKSENSRTTGHLFRTRVDHFNPQKRDTFQFEYFSNDQYYRPGGPIFIVVGGNFPVSPYFLEHGHFHDIAFYENAWMFTNEHRFYGNSMPTEDLSVENLRYLTVEQTMVDLAEWIFHLRQNVVRDQNARVILLGTGYSGAIATWMRQRYPHLVEGAWVSSGQIEARFNFKEYAEEVGELIRDYGSNECYSQIWRAFRTAENLIDAGLGSTVSELFNTCEPIVTDDITMLDVETFFWHVKTALQRGVLDEQDTDTTNELCERLNNSTEATDLQTIANWVHEFYDFLDCMPFDFDAAIDAHQYVDPKVPENAVYGLRQRTYQLCTEFGWFLTADSHDQPFGYRVSMYFFLNVCRAVYGDWLNSQVVYDGVHLTNMHFGGQNPRISNVFFTNGGLDPVRDVSITEYYLAGSGATVIPGYFGSEDLHSISGYNSPEMLEAKHTVHAFIESWLWEPIVPI